In Limibacter armeniacum, a single window of DNA contains:
- a CDS encoding cytidylate kinase-like family protein: MKKVLYDYLTDRFKKPAAIGLEKGPLVTISREFGCQAKDIAQILVDELAQKKASLKNPFPWITINKEVLSDVAKELEMDPEFLNRVDTDNQRGIFGTLVFSFSHTYNVVDIKMHRILREVITTYAERGNVVIVGRGGAIFAKDYPDALHVQLQAPIEWRMKQIASSRGISKTEAEKLIKDMDDKRHKFMQYLMGQHHPFTNHIFDIVINRATMSTGGIVQTIMKALECKMINHNNDHHNK; the protein is encoded by the coding sequence ATGAAAAAAGTACTTTATGATTACCTGACAGACCGTTTTAAAAAACCTGCTGCAATTGGATTGGAGAAAGGACCTCTTGTGACGATTTCGCGTGAATTTGGTTGTCAGGCAAAAGATATAGCCCAAATATTGGTGGATGAATTGGCTCAGAAAAAGGCCTCACTAAAAAATCCTTTTCCATGGATAACGATTAATAAGGAAGTCTTAAGTGATGTAGCCAAGGAGCTTGAAATGGATCCTGAGTTTTTGAACCGTGTAGATACTGACAACCAACGAGGCATATTTGGAACATTGGTTTTTTCTTTCTCCCATACTTATAATGTGGTGGATATCAAGATGCATCGTATTTTGAGAGAAGTTATCACGACTTATGCAGAGCGTGGGAATGTGGTAATTGTTGGTAGGGGAGGAGCCATATTTGCCAAGGATTATCCAGATGCATTACATGTACAGCTTCAGGCACCCATTGAGTGGAGGATGAAACAGATTGCAAGCAGCAGAGGTATATCCAAGACAGAAGCTGAAAAATTGATAAAAGATATGGATGACAAAAGGCATAAGTTTATGCAATACCTGATGGGGCAACATCATCCATTTACCAACCATATATTTGATATAGTCATTAACAGGGCCACAATGTCAACGGGTGGGATTGTTCAGACAATAATGAAGGCA